In Aegilops tauschii subsp. strangulata cultivar AL8/78 chromosome 3, Aet v6.0, whole genome shotgun sequence, one genomic interval encodes:
- the LOC109771781 gene encoding WRKY transcription factor 6, with the protein MDKGHLGGGGGGGGLLALDASPRQLGFLNLLSPAPFHRSMEADDGGGGGGGRGRRSIEVDFFSDEKKNMKKSRASAGADADDHKDQASAAGLAIKKEDLTINLLPGNNTRSDRSMVVDDDGASRADEDRNGRNTGELAAMQAELSRMNEENQRLRGMLTQVNNSYHALQMHLVALMQQRTQMPPVQPQQPPTQEDGKNESAIVPRQFLGLGPSGASADVAEEPSNSSTEVGSPRRSSSNGNEDPERGDNPDGPSTAGWLPGRGMTQQQQQLGAAAKGHDQQAQEATMRKARVSVRARSEAPIIADGCQWRKYGQKMAKGNPCPRAYYRCTMATGCPVRKQVQRCAEDRTILITTYEGTHNHPLPPAAMAMASTTSAAASMLLSGSMPSADGAGLMSSNFLARTVLPCSSSMATISASAPFPTVTLDLTHAPPGAPNAMPLNVARPHAPGQFHVPMPGGGMAPAFAMPPHMLYNQSKFSGLQMSSDSVDAGQFAQPRPPMGLPGQLSDTVSAAAAAITADPNFTVALAAAISSIMAGQHAAGNSNANNSNNNTSNNNVMTTSNNTTSNNTNSETQ; encoded by the exons ATGGACAAGGGCCACCTcggtggcggcggaggaggaggaggactgcTCGCCCTGGACGCCTCGCCGCGGCAGCTCGGCTTCTTGAACTTGCTATCGCCGGCGCCGTTCCACAGGAGCATGGAGGCGGACgacggcggtggtggcggcggcggcagggggaGGAGGTCCATCGAGGTTGACTTCTTCTCCGACGAGAAGAAGAACATGAAGAAGAGCCGGGCATCGGCCGGTGCCGACGCGGACGACCACAAGGATCAGGCCTCCGCCGCCGGACTCGCCATCAAGAAGGAGGACCTCACCATTAAC CTCCTTCCCGGGAACAACACGAGGAGCGACCGGTCCATGGTGGTCGACGACGACGGGGCGTCCCGGGCCGACGAGGACAGGAACGGCAGGAACACCGGCGAG CTCGCGGCGATGCAGGCCGAGCTGAGCCGCATGAACGAGGAGAACCAGCGGCTGCGAGGGATGTTGACCCAGGTCAACAACAGCTACCATGCGCTGCAGATGCATCTCGTCGCGCTAATGCAGCAAAGGACCCAGATGCCTCCGGTCCAGCCGCAACAACCTCCGACTCAGGAG GATGGCAAGAACGAGAGTGCCATCGTGCCGAGGCAGTTCCTGGGTCTGGGCCCGTCGGGAGCCAGCGCTGACGTGGCGGAAGAGCCGTCCAACTCGTCCACGGAGGTCGGGAGCCCGCGCCGGTCGTCGTCCAACGGGAACGAGGACCCTGAGCGCGGCGACAACCCTGACGGCCCGTCCACCGCGGGGTGGTTGCCCGGGCGCGGGATGacccagcagcagcagcagctgggagCGGCGGCAAAGGGCCACGACCAGCAAGCGCAGGAGGCCACCATGAGGAAGGCCCGTGTCTCCGTTCGCGCACGTTCCGAAGCCCCGATT ATCGCCGATGGATGCCAATGGAGGAAGTACGGTCAGAAGATGGCCAAGGGAAACCCTTGCCCACGCGCATACTACCGCTGCACCATGGCCACCGGCTGCCCGGTGCGCAAGCAG GTGCAACGATGCGCCGAGGACCGGACCATCCTCATCACCACGTACGAGGGCACGCACAACCACCCGCTCCCGCCGGCCGCCATGGCCATGGCGTCCACCACGTCGGCCGCTGCGTCCATGCTGCTCTCCGGCTCCATGCCCAGCGCCGACGGCGCGGGGCTCATGAGCTCCAACTTCCTCGCGCGCACCGTGCTGCCGTGCTCGTCCAGCATGGCCACCATCTCGGCGTCCGCGCCGTTCCCGACGGTCACGCTCGACCTCACCCACGCGCCGCCCGGAGCGCCCAACGCCATGCCGCTAAACGTCGCCCGACCGCATGCACCAGGGCAGTTCCATGTTCCGATGCCCGGCGGTGGGATGGCCCCGGCCTTCGCGATGCCGCCGCACATGCTGTACAACCAGTCCAAGTTCTCTGGGCTGCAGATGTCCTCCGACTCGGTGGACGCCGGGCAGTTCGCGCAGCCCAGGCCACCGATGGGCCTGCCAGGCCAGCTGTCCGACACCGTCAGCGCAGCGGCGGCTGCGATCACCGCGGACCCGAACTTCACCGTGGCCCTCGCCGCGGCCATCTCGTCGATCATGGCCGGCCAGCACGCCGCCGGCAACAGCAACGcgaacaacagcaacaacaacaccagtAACAACAACGTGATGACGACCAGTAACAACACGACGAGCAACAACACCAACAGCGAGACCCAATGA